One window of the Crassaminicella thermophila genome contains the following:
- the trpS gene encoding tryptophan--tRNA ligase yields MDDKKVILSGAQPSGKLTLGNYLGALKNWVALQDEYNCYYCIVDLHAITVPQEPKDLRRNSLEALAQYLACGLDPQKSTIFIQSHVTAHAELSWVLNSITYMGELNRMTQFKDKSKKSEANLNAALFTYPVLMAADILLYQADLVPVGEDQKQHLELARNLAQRFNNRYSETFKVPDPYIPKVGARIMSLQEPTKKMSKSDENENAYISIVENPDAIIRKIKRAVTDSLGRIKYCDEQPGIKNLMMIYSKLSGKSIEEIEAMYEGKGYGEFKNDVAEVIVEGLRPIREKYEDLLKNKDYLETVYAQGADKAERVARKTLRKVYKKVGFIPRKFLK; encoded by the coding sequence ATGGATGATAAAAAAGTTATATTAAGTGGCGCACAGCCTTCAGGAAAATTAACACTTGGAAATTATCTAGGAGCATTAAAAAACTGGGTAGCTTTGCAAGATGAATATAATTGTTATTATTGTATTGTAGATTTACACGCAATTACTGTACCACAAGAACCAAAAGATTTAAGAAGAAATTCATTAGAGGCATTGGCTCAATATTTAGCATGTGGATTAGACCCACAAAAAAGTACTATATTTATTCAATCTCATGTAACGGCTCATGCTGAGTTATCTTGGGTGTTAAATTCTATTACTTATATGGGTGAGTTAAATAGAATGACTCAATTTAAAGATAAGTCAAAAAAAAGTGAAGCAAATTTAAATGCAGCACTATTTACTTATCCTGTACTTATGGCAGCAGATATTTTATTATATCAAGCAGATCTTGTTCCTGTAGGAGAGGATCAAAAGCAGCATTTAGAATTAGCTAGAAATTTAGCCCAAAGATTTAATAATAGATATAGTGAAACTTTTAAAGTTCCAGATCCTTATATACCGAAGGTAGGTGCTAGAATTATGAGTCTTCAAGAACCTACAAAGAAAATGTCTAAATCAGATGAAAATGAGAATGCTTATATATCAATAGTTGAAAATCCAGATGCTATTATAAGAAAGATAAAAAGAGCTGTAACTGATTCTTTAGGAAGAATAAAGTATTGTGATGAACAACCTGGTATTAAAAACTTAATGATGATTTATTCAAAACTTTCAGGGAAGAGTATAGAAGAAATCGAAGCTATGTATGAAGGAAAAGGGTATGGAGAATTTAAAAATGATGTGGCTGAAGTTATCGTAGAAGGATTAAGACCTATAAGAGAAAAGTATGAAGACTTGTTAAAAAATAAAGACTATTTAGAAACAGTTTATGCACAAGGAGCAGATAAAGCGGAAAGAGTGGCAAGAAAAACTTTGAGAAAGGTTTATAAGAAGGTAGGGTTTATTCCAAGAAAATTTTTAAAATAA
- a CDS encoding tetraprenyl-beta-curcumene synthase family protein: MIKPFIQSKLIYQFVKSVFPQVKKELSYWQTYASKIPDKILSYQAISSIQKKSFHAQGGCIYSLYYNQINLKLIKFIVALQTISDYLDNLCDRAGIEDEKSFLQLHQAITDALRPDNRFFNYYNTYPHNNDGGYLYHLVSTCKSYIRTLPSYHLVQEKVLYLGKLYGEMQSYKHINKNKREEAMNNWSNKYIQIHKDLSIWEFSAAAGSTLGIFLLCTIAQSKDLEEKEVQKIMDAYFPWVCGLHILLDYFIDEQEDLYTGDLNFLSYYKDPSEKEKRLIYFLKQSLYKTLNLKNPLFHRTVIEGLLAMYLSDTKITLQDKKITSKKILKEAFYTTNILYNCCKLLRIKKIIK, encoded by the coding sequence ATGATAAAACCCTTTATACAATCTAAACTTATTTATCAATTCGTAAAAAGTGTATTTCCACAGGTAAAAAAAGAATTATCCTACTGGCAAACCTATGCTAGTAAAATCCCTGATAAAATATTATCATATCAAGCTATCTCTAGTATACAAAAAAAGTCTTTTCATGCTCAAGGAGGTTGTATTTATAGCTTATACTATAATCAAATAAACTTAAAACTAATTAAATTTATTGTGGCATTACAAACAATTAGTGACTATCTAGATAATCTATGTGATCGAGCTGGGATAGAAGATGAAAAATCATTTTTGCAACTTCATCAAGCTATTACAGATGCATTACGTCCAGATAATCGTTTTTTTAATTATTATAATACTTATCCTCATAATAATGATGGAGGTTATCTTTATCATCTCGTTAGTACATGTAAATCATATATCCGTACGTTACCAAGTTATCATTTAGTTCAAGAAAAGGTCTTATATTTAGGAAAATTATATGGAGAAATGCAAAGTTATAAGCATATAAATAAAAACAAAAGAGAAGAAGCTATGAATAATTGGTCTAATAAATATATTCAAATTCATAAAGATTTATCTATATGGGAATTTTCTGCAGCTGCTGGATCAACACTAGGAATCTTTCTTCTTTGTACAATTGCTCAAAGTAAAGACTTAGAAGAAAAAGAAGTACAAAAAATAATGGATGCTTACTTTCCATGGGTCTGTGGGTTGCATATTTTATTAGATTATTTTATTGATGAACAAGAAGATTTGTATACAGGAGATTTAAACTTTTTATCTTATTATAAAGACCCTTCTGAAAAAGAAAAGAGACTTATTTACTTTTTAAAGCAATCATTATATAAAACTTTAAATTTAAAAAATCCATTATTTCATAGAACTGTCATAGAAGGTTTACTTGCTATGTATCTTTCTGATACAAAAATAACTTTACAAGACAAAAAAATTACTTCTAAAAAGATACTAAAAGAAGCTTTCTATACTACAAATATTTTATATAATTGCTGTAAATTATTAAGAATAAAAAAAATAATAAAATGA
- a CDS encoding uracil-DNA glycosylase, whose protein sequence is MYTLEELKCFVYGCRKCSLHEGRTKVVFGQGNPHADIMFIGEGPGYYEDREGLAFIGPAGQLLTKAIEGIELTREEVYIANIVKCRPPNNRNPFKEEMEACIPYLRWQVKIIKPKIIVALGAISSTNIIDENLKITKERGKWHCKKGIWIMPTYHPSAVLRDVFKKRPFWEDFKKVKEKYKELREDKNENR, encoded by the coding sequence ATGTATACCTTAGAAGAATTAAAATGTTTTGTTTATGGTTGTAGGAAATGTAGCCTCCATGAGGGAAGGACAAAAGTAGTTTTTGGACAAGGTAATCCTCATGCAGATATAATGTTTATAGGAGAAGGGCCAGGATATTATGAGGATAGAGAAGGACTAGCTTTTATAGGTCCAGCAGGTCAGCTTCTAACTAAAGCTATTGAAGGAATAGAACTTACGAGAGAAGAAGTATATATTGCCAATATTGTAAAATGTAGACCTCCTAATAATAGAAATCCTTTTAAGGAAGAAATGGAGGCTTGTATTCCATATTTAAGATGGCAGGTAAAAATAATAAAACCAAAGATTATTGTAGCTTTAGGAGCAATTTCTTCAACCAATATTATTGATGAAAACTTGAAGATTACAAAGGAAAGAGGAAAGTGGCACTGTAAAAAAGGAATATGGATTATGCCTACGTATCATCCTTCAGCAGTACTTAGAGATGTGTTTAAAAAAAGACCTTTTTGGGAAGATTTTAAAAAAGTGAAAGAAAAATATAAAGAGTTAAGGGAAGATAAAAATGAAAACAGATAA
- a CDS encoding uracil-DNA glycosylase, which produces MKTDKLEKLKKECIKISKEPIVFGEGNPDASIVLVGEAPGAKEIELKRPFVGQAGKNLEEFLEVLELKREDIYITNVVKIRPYKINEKTGRKSNRAPNQEEIKKYEKYLFEEINIIKPKVIVTLGNVPLKSILKDKKATIGSKHGTVIEMDKFFVFPLYHPASIIYRRELKNIYLEDLYKLKNFKERIEED; this is translated from the coding sequence ATGAAAACAGATAAACTAGAAAAACTAAAAAAAGAGTGCATAAAGATTAGTAAAGAACCTATTGTATTTGGAGAAGGAAATCCAGATGCAAGCATTGTTTTAGTAGGAGAAGCTCCTGGAGCAAAGGAGATCGAATTAAAAAGACCATTTGTTGGTCAAGCTGGCAAAAACTTGGAAGAATTTTTAGAAGTGCTAGAGCTTAAAAGAGAAGATATTTATATTACAAATGTTGTAAAGATAAGACCTTATAAAATAAACGAAAAAACAGGGAGAAAATCAAATAGAGCACCAAATCAAGAAGAAATAAAAAAGTATGAAAAATATCTTTTTGAAGAGATAAATATTATTAAGCCAAAAGTGATTGTAACCCTTGGAAATGTTCCTTTAAAAAGTATCTTAAAAGATAAAAAAGCAACTATTGGAAGTAAACATGGTACAGTTATAGAAATGGATAAGTTTTTTGTGTTTCCTCTTTATCATCCGGCTTCAATTATATATAGACGAGAATTAAAAAATATATATCTTGAGGATTTATATAAGCTTAAAAATTTTAAAGAAAGAATAGAAGAAGACTAG